The following proteins are co-located in the Larus michahellis chromosome 9, bLarMic1.1, whole genome shotgun sequence genome:
- the MAN2A2 gene encoding alpha-mannosidase 2x isoform X4 — MPPAPRPAPAPGLSSAPPPLCPGAGLSLRPSGMKLKKQVTVCGAAIFCVAVFSLYLMLDRVQHDPTRHQSGGNFPRSQISVLQNRIEQLEQLLEENHEIISHIKDSVLELTAHAEGQPALTHHTPNGSWVLPPESRPSFLSVSPQDCQFALGGKGQSPDLQMLAVYSLLPFDNQDGGVWKQGFDITYEPNEWDAEPLQVFVVPHSHNDPGWIKTFDKYYYDQTQHILNSMVLKMQEDPRRRFIWSEISFFSKWWDNISAQKRAAVRRLVGNGQLEMVTGGWVMPDEANSHYFAMIDQLIEGHQWLEKNIGVTPRSGWAVDPFGHSSTMPYLLKRSNLTGMLIQRVHYAIKKHFAATQNLEFMWRQTWDPDASTDIFCHMMPFYSYDVPHTCGPDPKICCQFDFKRLPGGRINCPWKVPPRAITDANVAERAQLLLDQYRKKSKLYRSKVLLVPLGDDFRYDKPQEWDAQFLNYQRIFDFLNSRPNLHVQAQFGTLSDYFDALYKKMGIVPGMKPPGFPVLSGDFFSYADREDHYWTGYYTSRPFYKSLDRVLEAHLRGAEILYSLALAHARRAGADGRYPLSDYSLLSNARHNLGLFQHHDAITGTAKEAVAVDYGVRLLHSLTNLKRVIINAAHYLVLGDKDAYRHDPAAPFLSTDDTRPSQDSLPERTVVKLDTLPRFLVVFNPLEQERLSIVPVLVDSPHVRVLSEEGQPLPSQLSAHWGSATDVVPDVYQVSVLARLPALGLRVLQLHKSFNGHATLKSSVRLYLHGRDLPVRKQEAVPVHVFPATADDFCLENQHLQACFSGHSGLLQSIRRAGEEREQRVSSEFLVYGTRTSKDKSGAYLFLPDGEAKPYAPKDPPVVRVTEGPLFSEVTSYYQHVQTMVRLYNVPGVEGLSLDVSCLVDIRDHINKELALRFSTDIESDDAFFTDLNGFQIQPRRYQRKLPLQANFYPMPAMAYIQDMQSRLTLHTAQALGVSSLGSGQLEVILDRRLMQDDNRGLGQGLKDNKRTCNRFRLLLERRATANKSSGFFSKLASMFKAFGFPGSRTGSPEVQDGRPISFPSLLSHITSMHLNAEALVMAVAQEKMAPPALRSFMPLSTTLPCDFHILNLRMLQAEDDSLPSAEAALILHRKGFDCSLEAKNLGFNCTTSQGKLALGSLFQGLELGSLQPTSLTLMYPLGTASNSTNIRLDPMEIATFRIRLG, encoded by the exons atgcccccggccccccggcctGCCCCCGCGCCCGGCCTGTCCTCGGCACCGCCGCCGCTGTGCCCCGGTGCAGGTCTGTCCCTGCGGCCCTCCGGCATGAAGCTGAAGAAGCAGGTGACAGTGTGTGGAGCTGCCATCTTCTGCGTGGCCGTCTTCTCCCTCTACTTGATGCTGGACAGGGTGCAGCACGACCCCACGCGCCACCAGAGCGGGGGCAACTTCCCCAGG AGTCAGATCTCGGTGCTGCAGAACCGCAttgagcagctggagcagctgctggaggagaaccACGAGATCATCAGCCACATCAAGGACTCGGTGCTGGAGCTGACGGCCCACGCGGAGGGGCAGCCAGCACTGACCCACCACACGCCCAATGGCTCCTGGGTGCTGCCCCCCGAGAGTCGCCCGAGCTTCCTCTCCGTCTCCCCACAGGACTGCCAGTTTGCACTGGGGGGCAAGGGCCAGAGCCCAGACCTACAG ATGCTGGCTGTGTACTCCCTGCTGCCCTTTGACAACCAGGATGGCGGTGTGTGGAAGCAGGGCTTTGATATCACCTACGAGCCCAATGAGTGGGATGCTGAGCCCCTGCAGGTGTTCGTGGTGCCGCACTCCCACAATGACCCTG GCTGGATCAAGACCTTTGACAAGTACTACTATGACCAGACACAGCACATCCTCAACAGCATGGTGCTGAAGATGCAGGAGGACCCGCGCCGGCGCTTCATCTGGTCTGAGATCTCCTTCTTTTCCAAGTGGTGGGACAACATCAGCGCCCAGAAACGGGCTGCGGTGCGGAG GCTGGTTGGCAACGGGCAGCTGGAGATGGTGACGGGTGGCTGGGTGATGCCTGACGAGGCCAATTCCCACTACTTCGCCATGATTGACCAGCTGATCGAGGGGCACCAGTGGCTGGAGAAGAACATCG GTGTGACGCCCCGGTCAGGCTGGGCCGTGGACCCCTTTGGGCACAGCTCCACCATGCCCTACCTGCTGAAGCGCTCCAACCTGACGGGCATGCTCATCCAGCGCGTGCACTACGCCATCAAGAAGCACTTTGCTGCGACACAGAACCTGGAGTTCATGTGGAGACAGACATGGG ATCCAGACGCCAGCACCGACATCTTCTGCCACATGATGCCCTTCTACAGCTACGATGTGCCCCACACCTGTGGGCCAGACCCCAAGATCTGCTGCCAGTTCGACTTCAAGCGCCTGCCGGGTGGCCGGATCAACTGCCCATGGAAGGTGCCTCCCCGAGCCATCACCGATGCCAACGTGGCGGAGCG agcccagctgctgctggaccAGTACCGCAAGAAGTCCAAGCTGTACCGCAgcaaggtgctgctggtgccccTGGGAGACGATTTCCGCTACGACAAGCCTCAGGAGTGGGATGCCCAGTTCCTCAACTACCAGCGCATCTTCGACTTCCTCAACTCCCGGCCCAACCTCCATGTCCAG GCGCAGTTTGGGACGCTCTCCGACTACTTTGATGCCCTGTACAAGAAGATGGGCATCGTGCCGGGGATGAAGCCGCCTGGGTTCCCAGTGCTGAGCGGGGATTTCTTCTCCTACGCGGACCGGGAGGATCACTACTGGACAGGCTACTACACCTCCCGACCTTTCTACAAGAGCCTGGACCGGGTGCTGGAGGCCCATCTCCG GGGGGCAGAGATCCTGTACAGCCTGGCGCTCGCCCACGCCCGCCGCGCTGGAGCCGATGGCAGGTACCCGCTCTCCGACTACTCCCTGCTGAGCAACGCCCGCCACAACCTGGGCCTCTTCCAGCACCACGACGCCATCACTGGCACTGCCAAGGAGGCTGTGGCGGTTGACTATGGAGTCCG GCTGCTCCACTCCCTCACGAACCTCAAGCGCGTCATCATCAATGCTGCGCATTACCTCGTGCTGGGGGACAAGGACGCCTACCGCCACGACCCCGCTGCACCCTTCCTCAGCACG gaTGACACGCGCCCCAGCCAGGACTCCCTCCCAGAGAGAACAGTGGTCAAGCTGGACACTTTGCCCCG GTTCCTGGTGGTGTTCAACCCGCTGGAGCAGGAGCGCCTGAGCATCGTGCCGGTGCTGGTGGACTCCCCACACGTGCGTGTGCTCTCCGAGgaggggcagcccctgccttcccagctcaGTGCGCACTGGGGCTCTGCCACTGACGTGGTGCCCGACGTCTACCAG GTGTCTGTCCTGGCCCGCCTGCCCGCGCTGGGGCTGCGTGTGCTGCAGCTGCACAAGTCCTTCAATGGCCACGCCACTCTGAAGTCCTCCGTGCGCCTGTACCTGCACGGCCGGGACTTGCCCGTGCGCAAGCAGGAGGCCGTACCCGTGCACGTCTTCCCAGCCACTGCCGATGACTTCTGCCTGGAGAACCAGCACCTGCAGGCCTGCTTCTCAGGACActcggggctgctgcag AGTATCCGCcgagctggggaggagcgggagcaGAGGGTGAGCAGCGAGTTCCTCGTCTATGGCACCAGGACCTCCAAGGACAAAAGCGGAGCCTATCTCTTTCTGCCTGACGGCGAGGCCAAG CCCTACGCTCCCAAGGACCCCCCAGTAGTGCGGGTGACGGAGGGACCCCTCTTCTCAGAGGTCACCAGCTACTACCAGCATGTCCAGACCATGGTGCGGCTTTACAATGTGCCAG GGGTGGAGGGCCTGTCCCTGGATGTGTCTTGCCTGGTGGACATCCGTGACCACATCAACAAGGAGCTGGCCCTGCGCTTCAGCACTGACATCGAGAGTGACGACGCCTTCTTCACAGACCTCAATGGCTTCCAG ATCCAGCCCCGCAGGTACCAGCGGAAGCTGCCACTGCAGGCGAACTTCTACCCCATGCCCGCCATGGCCTACATCCAGGACATGCAGAGCCGCCTGACGCTCCACACAGCCCAGGCCCTGGGGGTCTCCAGCCTCGGCAGCG GCCAGCTGGAGGTGATCCTGGACCGGCGCCTCATGCAGGATGACAACCGGGGCCTGGGCCAAGGGCTGAAGGACAACAAGCGGACCTGCAACCGGTTCCGGCTCCTCCTGGAGCGCCGCGCCACTGCCAACAAG AGCTCCGGCTTCTTTTCCAAACTGGCCTCCATGTTTAAAGCCTTTGGCTTCCCCGGCTCCAGGACTGGCAGCCCAGAG GTGCAGGATGGCCGCCcgatcagcttcccctccctgctgaGCCACATCACGTCCATGCACCTGAATGCCGAAGCCCTGGTCATGGCCGTGGCCCAGGAAAAGATGGCCCCACCAGCCCTGCGCTCCTTCATGCCCCTTTCCACCACCCTTCCCTGCGACTTTCACATCCTGAACCTCCggatgctgcaggcagag GACGACTCGCTTCCCTCAGCCGAGGCAGCCCTTATCCTGCACCGCAAAGGCTTTGACTGCAGTCTGGAGGCCAAGAACCTGGGCTTTAACTGCACCACCAGCCAGGGCAAG ctggccctgggcagcctgttccaggggcTGGAGCTtggctccctgcagcccaccTCGCTGACCTTGATGTACCCGCTGGGCACGGCCTCCAACAGCACCAACATCCGCCTGGACCCCATGGAAATTGCCACTTTCCGCATCCGCCTGGGGTAG
- the MAN2A2 gene encoding alpha-mannosidase 2x isoform X7: MPPAPRPAPAPGLSSAPPPLCPGAGLSLRPSGMKLKKQVTVCGAAIFCVAVFSLYLMLDRVQHDPTRHQSGGNFPRSQISVLQNRIEQLEQLLEENHEIISHIKDSVLELTAHAEGQPALTHHTPNGSWVLPPESRPSFLSVSPQDCQFALGGKGQSPDLQMLAVYSLLPFDNQDGGVWKQGFDITYEPNEWDAEPLQVFVVPHSHNDPGWIKTFDKYYYDQTQHILNSMVLKMQEDPRRRFIWSEISFFSKWWDNISAQKRAAVRRLVGNGQLEMVTGGWVMPDEANSHYFAMIDQLIEGHQWLEKNIGVTPRSGWAVDPFGHSSTMPYLLKRSNLTGMLIQRVHYAIKKHFAATQNLEFMWRQTWDPDASTDIFCHMMPFYSYDVPHTCGPDPKICCQFDFKRLPGGRINCPWKVPPRAITDANVAERAQLLLDQYRKKSKLYRSKVLLVPLGDDFRYDKPQEWDAQFLNYQRIFDFLNSRPNLHVQAQFGTLSDYFDALYKKMGIVPGMKPPGFPVLSGDFFSYADREDHYWTGYYTSRPFYKSLDRVLEAHLRGAEILYSLALAHARRAGADGRYPLSDYSLLSNARHNLGLFQHHDAITGTAKEAVAVDYGVRLLHSLTNLKRVIINAAHYLVLGDKDAYRHDPAAPFLSTDDTRPSQDSLPERTVVKLDTLPRFLVVFNPLEQERLSIVPVLVDSPHVRVLSEEGQPLPSQLSAHWGSATDVVPDVYQVSVLARLPALGLRVLQLHKSFNGHATLKSSVRLYLHGRDLPVRKQEAVPVHVFPATADDFCLENQHLQACFSGHSGLLQSIRRAGEEREQRVSSEFLVYGTRTSKDKSGAYLFLPDGEAKPYAPKDPPVVRVTEGPLFSEVTSYYQHVQTMVRLYNVPGVEGLSLDVSCLVDIRDHINKELALRFSTDIESDDAFFTDLNGFQIQPRRYQRKLPLQANFYPMPAMAYIQDMQSRLTLHTAQALGVSSLGSGQLEVILDRRLMQDDNRGLGQGLKDNKRTCNRFRLLLERRATANKVQDGRPISFPSLLSHITSMHLNAEALVMAVAQEKMAPPALRSFMPLSTTLPCDFHILNLRMLQAEQDDSLPSAEAALILHRKGFDCSLEAKNLGFNCTTSQGKLALGSLFQGLELGSLQPTSLTLMYPLGTASNSTNIRLDPMEIATFRIRLG; this comes from the exons atgcccccggccccccggcctGCCCCCGCGCCCGGCCTGTCCTCGGCACCGCCGCCGCTGTGCCCCGGTGCAGGTCTGTCCCTGCGGCCCTCCGGCATGAAGCTGAAGAAGCAGGTGACAGTGTGTGGAGCTGCCATCTTCTGCGTGGCCGTCTTCTCCCTCTACTTGATGCTGGACAGGGTGCAGCACGACCCCACGCGCCACCAGAGCGGGGGCAACTTCCCCAGG AGTCAGATCTCGGTGCTGCAGAACCGCAttgagcagctggagcagctgctggaggagaaccACGAGATCATCAGCCACATCAAGGACTCGGTGCTGGAGCTGACGGCCCACGCGGAGGGGCAGCCAGCACTGACCCACCACACGCCCAATGGCTCCTGGGTGCTGCCCCCCGAGAGTCGCCCGAGCTTCCTCTCCGTCTCCCCACAGGACTGCCAGTTTGCACTGGGGGGCAAGGGCCAGAGCCCAGACCTACAG ATGCTGGCTGTGTACTCCCTGCTGCCCTTTGACAACCAGGATGGCGGTGTGTGGAAGCAGGGCTTTGATATCACCTACGAGCCCAATGAGTGGGATGCTGAGCCCCTGCAGGTGTTCGTGGTGCCGCACTCCCACAATGACCCTG GCTGGATCAAGACCTTTGACAAGTACTACTATGACCAGACACAGCACATCCTCAACAGCATGGTGCTGAAGATGCAGGAGGACCCGCGCCGGCGCTTCATCTGGTCTGAGATCTCCTTCTTTTCCAAGTGGTGGGACAACATCAGCGCCCAGAAACGGGCTGCGGTGCGGAG GCTGGTTGGCAACGGGCAGCTGGAGATGGTGACGGGTGGCTGGGTGATGCCTGACGAGGCCAATTCCCACTACTTCGCCATGATTGACCAGCTGATCGAGGGGCACCAGTGGCTGGAGAAGAACATCG GTGTGACGCCCCGGTCAGGCTGGGCCGTGGACCCCTTTGGGCACAGCTCCACCATGCCCTACCTGCTGAAGCGCTCCAACCTGACGGGCATGCTCATCCAGCGCGTGCACTACGCCATCAAGAAGCACTTTGCTGCGACACAGAACCTGGAGTTCATGTGGAGACAGACATGGG ATCCAGACGCCAGCACCGACATCTTCTGCCACATGATGCCCTTCTACAGCTACGATGTGCCCCACACCTGTGGGCCAGACCCCAAGATCTGCTGCCAGTTCGACTTCAAGCGCCTGCCGGGTGGCCGGATCAACTGCCCATGGAAGGTGCCTCCCCGAGCCATCACCGATGCCAACGTGGCGGAGCG agcccagctgctgctggaccAGTACCGCAAGAAGTCCAAGCTGTACCGCAgcaaggtgctgctggtgccccTGGGAGACGATTTCCGCTACGACAAGCCTCAGGAGTGGGATGCCCAGTTCCTCAACTACCAGCGCATCTTCGACTTCCTCAACTCCCGGCCCAACCTCCATGTCCAG GCGCAGTTTGGGACGCTCTCCGACTACTTTGATGCCCTGTACAAGAAGATGGGCATCGTGCCGGGGATGAAGCCGCCTGGGTTCCCAGTGCTGAGCGGGGATTTCTTCTCCTACGCGGACCGGGAGGATCACTACTGGACAGGCTACTACACCTCCCGACCTTTCTACAAGAGCCTGGACCGGGTGCTGGAGGCCCATCTCCG GGGGGCAGAGATCCTGTACAGCCTGGCGCTCGCCCACGCCCGCCGCGCTGGAGCCGATGGCAGGTACCCGCTCTCCGACTACTCCCTGCTGAGCAACGCCCGCCACAACCTGGGCCTCTTCCAGCACCACGACGCCATCACTGGCACTGCCAAGGAGGCTGTGGCGGTTGACTATGGAGTCCG GCTGCTCCACTCCCTCACGAACCTCAAGCGCGTCATCATCAATGCTGCGCATTACCTCGTGCTGGGGGACAAGGACGCCTACCGCCACGACCCCGCTGCACCCTTCCTCAGCACG gaTGACACGCGCCCCAGCCAGGACTCCCTCCCAGAGAGAACAGTGGTCAAGCTGGACACTTTGCCCCG GTTCCTGGTGGTGTTCAACCCGCTGGAGCAGGAGCGCCTGAGCATCGTGCCGGTGCTGGTGGACTCCCCACACGTGCGTGTGCTCTCCGAGgaggggcagcccctgccttcccagctcaGTGCGCACTGGGGCTCTGCCACTGACGTGGTGCCCGACGTCTACCAG GTGTCTGTCCTGGCCCGCCTGCCCGCGCTGGGGCTGCGTGTGCTGCAGCTGCACAAGTCCTTCAATGGCCACGCCACTCTGAAGTCCTCCGTGCGCCTGTACCTGCACGGCCGGGACTTGCCCGTGCGCAAGCAGGAGGCCGTACCCGTGCACGTCTTCCCAGCCACTGCCGATGACTTCTGCCTGGAGAACCAGCACCTGCAGGCCTGCTTCTCAGGACActcggggctgctgcag AGTATCCGCcgagctggggaggagcgggagcaGAGGGTGAGCAGCGAGTTCCTCGTCTATGGCACCAGGACCTCCAAGGACAAAAGCGGAGCCTATCTCTTTCTGCCTGACGGCGAGGCCAAG CCCTACGCTCCCAAGGACCCCCCAGTAGTGCGGGTGACGGAGGGACCCCTCTTCTCAGAGGTCACCAGCTACTACCAGCATGTCCAGACCATGGTGCGGCTTTACAATGTGCCAG GGGTGGAGGGCCTGTCCCTGGATGTGTCTTGCCTGGTGGACATCCGTGACCACATCAACAAGGAGCTGGCCCTGCGCTTCAGCACTGACATCGAGAGTGACGACGCCTTCTTCACAGACCTCAATGGCTTCCAG ATCCAGCCCCGCAGGTACCAGCGGAAGCTGCCACTGCAGGCGAACTTCTACCCCATGCCCGCCATGGCCTACATCCAGGACATGCAGAGCCGCCTGACGCTCCACACAGCCCAGGCCCTGGGGGTCTCCAGCCTCGGCAGCG GCCAGCTGGAGGTGATCCTGGACCGGCGCCTCATGCAGGATGACAACCGGGGCCTGGGCCAAGGGCTGAAGGACAACAAGCGGACCTGCAACCGGTTCCGGCTCCTCCTGGAGCGCCGCGCCACTGCCAACAAG GTGCAGGATGGCCGCCcgatcagcttcccctccctgctgaGCCACATCACGTCCATGCACCTGAATGCCGAAGCCCTGGTCATGGCCGTGGCCCAGGAAAAGATGGCCCCACCAGCCCTGCGCTCCTTCATGCCCCTTTCCACCACCCTTCCCTGCGACTTTCACATCCTGAACCTCCggatgctgcaggcagag CAGGACGACTCGCTTCCCTCAGCCGAGGCAGCCCTTATCCTGCACCGCAAAGGCTTTGACTGCAGTCTGGAGGCCAAGAACCTGGGCTTTAACTGCACCACCAGCCAGGGCAAG ctggccctgggcagcctgttccaggggcTGGAGCTtggctccctgcagcccaccTCGCTGACCTTGATGTACCCGCTGGGCACGGCCTCCAACAGCACCAACATCCGCCTGGACCCCATGGAAATTGCCACTTTCCGCATCCGCCTGGGGTAG
- the MAN2A2 gene encoding alpha-mannosidase 2x isoform X5 — protein MPPAPRPAPAPGLSSAPPPLCPGAGLSLRPSGMKLKKQVTVCGAAIFCVAVFSLYLMLDRVQHDPTRHQSGGNFPRSQISVLQNRIEQLEQLLEENHEIISHIKDSVLELTAHAEGQPALTHHTPNGSWVLPPESRPSFLSVSPQDCQFALGGKGQSPDLQMLAVYSLLPFDNQDGGVWKQGFDITYEPNEWDAEPLQVFVVPHSHNDPGWIKTFDKYYYDQTQHILNSMVLKMQEDPRRRFIWSEISFFSKWWDNISAQKRAAVRRLVGNGQLEMVTGGWVMPDEANSHYFAMIDQLIEGHQWLEKNIGVTPRSGWAVDPFGHSSTMPYLLKRSNLTGMLIQRVHYAIKKHFAATQNLEFMWRQTWDPDASTDIFCHMMPFYSYDVPHTCGPDPKICCQFDFKRLPGGRINCPWKVPPRAITDANVAERAQLLLDQYRKKSKLYRSKVLLVPLGDDFRYDKPQEWDAQFLNYQRIFDFLNSRPNLHVQAQFGTLSDYFDALYKKMGIVPGMKPPGFPVLSGDFFSYADREDHYWTGYYTSRPFYKSLDRVLEAHLRGAEILYSLALAHARRAGADGRYPLSDYSLLSNARHNLGLFQHHDAITGTAKEAVAVDYGVRLLHSLTNLKRVIINAAHYLVLGDKDAYRHDPAAPFLSTDDTRPSQDSLPERTVVKLDTLPRFLVVFNPLEQERLSIVPVLVDSPHVRVLSEEGQPLPSQLSAHWGSATDVVPDVYQRGWLRSPCCPQVSVLARLPALGLRVLQLHKSFNGHATLKSSVRLYLHGRDLPVRKQEAVPVHVFPATADDFCLENQHLQACFSGHSGLLQSIRRAGEEREQRVSSEFLVYGTRTSKDKSGAYLFLPDGEAKPYAPKDPPVVRVTEGPLFSEVTSYYQHVQTMVRLYNVPGVEGLSLDVSCLVDIRDHINKELALRFSTDIESDDAFFTDLNGFQIQPRRYQRKLPLQANFYPMPAMAYIQDMQSRLTLHTAQALGVSSLGSGQLEVILDRRLMQDDNRGLGQGLKDNKRTCNRFRLLLERRATANKVQDGRPISFPSLLSHITSMHLNAEALVMAVAQEKMAPPALRSFMPLSTTLPCDFHILNLRMLQAEQDDSLPSAEAALILHRKGFDCSLEAKNLGFNCTTSQGKLALGSLFQGLELGSLQPTSLTLMYPLGTASNSTNIRLDPMEIATFRIRLG, from the exons atgcccccggccccccggcctGCCCCCGCGCCCGGCCTGTCCTCGGCACCGCCGCCGCTGTGCCCCGGTGCAGGTCTGTCCCTGCGGCCCTCCGGCATGAAGCTGAAGAAGCAGGTGACAGTGTGTGGAGCTGCCATCTTCTGCGTGGCCGTCTTCTCCCTCTACTTGATGCTGGACAGGGTGCAGCACGACCCCACGCGCCACCAGAGCGGGGGCAACTTCCCCAGG AGTCAGATCTCGGTGCTGCAGAACCGCAttgagcagctggagcagctgctggaggagaaccACGAGATCATCAGCCACATCAAGGACTCGGTGCTGGAGCTGACGGCCCACGCGGAGGGGCAGCCAGCACTGACCCACCACACGCCCAATGGCTCCTGGGTGCTGCCCCCCGAGAGTCGCCCGAGCTTCCTCTCCGTCTCCCCACAGGACTGCCAGTTTGCACTGGGGGGCAAGGGCCAGAGCCCAGACCTACAG ATGCTGGCTGTGTACTCCCTGCTGCCCTTTGACAACCAGGATGGCGGTGTGTGGAAGCAGGGCTTTGATATCACCTACGAGCCCAATGAGTGGGATGCTGAGCCCCTGCAGGTGTTCGTGGTGCCGCACTCCCACAATGACCCTG GCTGGATCAAGACCTTTGACAAGTACTACTATGACCAGACACAGCACATCCTCAACAGCATGGTGCTGAAGATGCAGGAGGACCCGCGCCGGCGCTTCATCTGGTCTGAGATCTCCTTCTTTTCCAAGTGGTGGGACAACATCAGCGCCCAGAAACGGGCTGCGGTGCGGAG GCTGGTTGGCAACGGGCAGCTGGAGATGGTGACGGGTGGCTGGGTGATGCCTGACGAGGCCAATTCCCACTACTTCGCCATGATTGACCAGCTGATCGAGGGGCACCAGTGGCTGGAGAAGAACATCG GTGTGACGCCCCGGTCAGGCTGGGCCGTGGACCCCTTTGGGCACAGCTCCACCATGCCCTACCTGCTGAAGCGCTCCAACCTGACGGGCATGCTCATCCAGCGCGTGCACTACGCCATCAAGAAGCACTTTGCTGCGACACAGAACCTGGAGTTCATGTGGAGACAGACATGGG ATCCAGACGCCAGCACCGACATCTTCTGCCACATGATGCCCTTCTACAGCTACGATGTGCCCCACACCTGTGGGCCAGACCCCAAGATCTGCTGCCAGTTCGACTTCAAGCGCCTGCCGGGTGGCCGGATCAACTGCCCATGGAAGGTGCCTCCCCGAGCCATCACCGATGCCAACGTGGCGGAGCG agcccagctgctgctggaccAGTACCGCAAGAAGTCCAAGCTGTACCGCAgcaaggtgctgctggtgccccTGGGAGACGATTTCCGCTACGACAAGCCTCAGGAGTGGGATGCCCAGTTCCTCAACTACCAGCGCATCTTCGACTTCCTCAACTCCCGGCCCAACCTCCATGTCCAG GCGCAGTTTGGGACGCTCTCCGACTACTTTGATGCCCTGTACAAGAAGATGGGCATCGTGCCGGGGATGAAGCCGCCTGGGTTCCCAGTGCTGAGCGGGGATTTCTTCTCCTACGCGGACCGGGAGGATCACTACTGGACAGGCTACTACACCTCCCGACCTTTCTACAAGAGCCTGGACCGGGTGCTGGAGGCCCATCTCCG GGGGGCAGAGATCCTGTACAGCCTGGCGCTCGCCCACGCCCGCCGCGCTGGAGCCGATGGCAGGTACCCGCTCTCCGACTACTCCCTGCTGAGCAACGCCCGCCACAACCTGGGCCTCTTCCAGCACCACGACGCCATCACTGGCACTGCCAAGGAGGCTGTGGCGGTTGACTATGGAGTCCG GCTGCTCCACTCCCTCACGAACCTCAAGCGCGTCATCATCAATGCTGCGCATTACCTCGTGCTGGGGGACAAGGACGCCTACCGCCACGACCCCGCTGCACCCTTCCTCAGCACG gaTGACACGCGCCCCAGCCAGGACTCCCTCCCAGAGAGAACAGTGGTCAAGCTGGACACTTTGCCCCG GTTCCTGGTGGTGTTCAACCCGCTGGAGCAGGAGCGCCTGAGCATCGTGCCGGTGCTGGTGGACTCCCCACACGTGCGTGTGCTCTCCGAGgaggggcagcccctgccttcccagctcaGTGCGCACTGGGGCTCTGCCACTGACGTGGTGCCCGACGTCTACCAG AGGGGCTGGCTGAGATCTCCATGCTGCCCGCAGGTGTCTGTCCTGGCCCGCCTGCCCGCGCTGGGGCTGCGTGTGCTGCAGCTGCACAAGTCCTTCAATGGCCACGCCACTCTGAAGTCCTCCGTGCGCCTGTACCTGCACGGCCGGGACTTGCCCGTGCGCAAGCAGGAGGCCGTACCCGTGCACGTCTTCCCAGCCACTGCCGATGACTTCTGCCTGGAGAACCAGCACCTGCAGGCCTGCTTCTCAGGACActcggggctgctgcag AGTATCCGCcgagctggggaggagcgggagcaGAGGGTGAGCAGCGAGTTCCTCGTCTATGGCACCAGGACCTCCAAGGACAAAAGCGGAGCCTATCTCTTTCTGCCTGACGGCGAGGCCAAG CCCTACGCTCCCAAGGACCCCCCAGTAGTGCGGGTGACGGAGGGACCCCTCTTCTCAGAGGTCACCAGCTACTACCAGCATGTCCAGACCATGGTGCGGCTTTACAATGTGCCAG GGGTGGAGGGCCTGTCCCTGGATGTGTCTTGCCTGGTGGACATCCGTGACCACATCAACAAGGAGCTGGCCCTGCGCTTCAGCACTGACATCGAGAGTGACGACGCCTTCTTCACAGACCTCAATGGCTTCCAG ATCCAGCCCCGCAGGTACCAGCGGAAGCTGCCACTGCAGGCGAACTTCTACCCCATGCCCGCCATGGCCTACATCCAGGACATGCAGAGCCGCCTGACGCTCCACACAGCCCAGGCCCTGGGGGTCTCCAGCCTCGGCAGCG GCCAGCTGGAGGTGATCCTGGACCGGCGCCTCATGCAGGATGACAACCGGGGCCTGGGCCAAGGGCTGAAGGACAACAAGCGGACCTGCAACCGGTTCCGGCTCCTCCTGGAGCGCCGCGCCACTGCCAACAAG GTGCAGGATGGCCGCCcgatcagcttcccctccctgctgaGCCACATCACGTCCATGCACCTGAATGCCGAAGCCCTGGTCATGGCCGTGGCCCAGGAAAAGATGGCCCCACCAGCCCTGCGCTCCTTCATGCCCCTTTCCACCACCCTTCCCTGCGACTTTCACATCCTGAACCTCCggatgctgcaggcagag CAGGACGACTCGCTTCCCTCAGCCGAGGCAGCCCTTATCCTGCACCGCAAAGGCTTTGACTGCAGTCTGGAGGCCAAGAACCTGGGCTTTAACTGCACCACCAGCCAGGGCAAG ctggccctgggcagcctgttccaggggcTGGAGCTtggctccctgcagcccaccTCGCTGACCTTGATGTACCCGCTGGGCACGGCCTCCAACAGCACCAACATCCGCCTGGACCCCATGGAAATTGCCACTTTCCGCATCCGCCTGGGGTAG